Genomic window (Drosophila sulfurigaster albostrigata strain 15112-1811.04 chromosome 2R, ASM2355843v2, whole genome shotgun sequence):
CGCGTTCTAGGTCGAGTGGCGCCTCGTCCAGTCATCGCTTTATTACGCTGGAGAATTGCGCCAAGGGCGATCTCGTCTTTGTCGTGTGGAGCATTCGACACAGTCAGTTTATGGTGGTGCAGGATTCCCTGACGCTCTACTTTGTGCACGCCGACAGTTTGGCTGGGCTGCAGCTAACAGCTCCCGCTCCAGTTCCTGCTGTGCCTCCAACTGCGGGCGATGCTCCGTTGGCTGTTCTGGAGTTGAATCAAATACCGCTGCCCTACTATGCCATTGGGCGCGTCATCGACAAGGAATATTGTCAGGCACGCAAGGTGAGTGTTTGGctcttgatttattttaatattcccAGCTAAtcatttcttcttttctgTACCTAGGATGAGAACCGCTATCGGGTCAGCAAGGGATCCAAGTTCTATCGTATCAAGCTGGCGCCTTTGGTGTCGCGCAATCCACTGCGTCGCGAGCGTTTGGAATGTAAGTGAGTGAGCATGAGCGGTTCAACAGTCGCTGAATTGAATGAGCTGAGTTTATTTCAATAGCAGCCAAGTTCATTGCTGGCTAACAAAGGTTTCTCTTGCTCAAGTTAACACTTAAAGCATAGATAATAATAGTTGACTAACCTCCAGTTCTAAATCAAACGCACAGTTAAAACGTTTTATAGTTCCATAGTAACCTCCAGCTAGAAATCTATCACTGATCCTTTAGAGACAATAGTTAGCTGCTGTCGAAcgttgaaatgtttttaggCACTAACCAACTAACGCTTTAACTTGAGCATGAGAAACCTATACATCAAGAAGTCCTCTTTTTAACTGCTACTCCGTTCAGCGACTGTTGCCAAACAGCTGTCAACTCTCTAGCAACAGCTGTTAATCTTTCCATTAATAACTAAACTAACAATGCGCTTTTCTCCTCTTCTAGCAAGCGGTTCGGTGGCCGGCTTTATTAGTCGCTCGCAGTTGACGACGGCTGTGCGCGATGCGGTGGACGCTTCAATGGTGTCGATGTCGGGAACGAGCCTGAGTGGCAGCAGCGTCTATCAGAGCTTCAAGGAGCGGACGGTGAGCATTAGCAGCGTCaacgaggaggaggatgagtCGACGTCATTGATAAGCGAGCGTTGTCGCTACATCAGCGTCAGCGAGGAGGATGAACTGTTGGCGCTTGCCGCTGGCAGTGACAGCACAGCAACAATCACATcaacaacggcagcggcagcagcaacaacaacagcaacaacaacaacagcgacaacaataacagaagcagcagcaacggcggcAACTCAAGCACAGTCTGTGATAACAGAGCAGCCAACATCCAGAAAACTGCAGTTGGATTTACTGAAGCTGGATCTACTGAAGTTGGCCTCTGctgatataataatacaacccttaacacaacaacaacaacaaccagaacgAAAGGAGGAACAAAAGGAGAAGTTAAAAGAGGAGGATGAATCACAGTCGGAAACTGTGGCGGatgcaaccacaacaaccacaacgatgACCACAAATGAACCCAATCCTCAATCGGAACTGGCCGATGATCAGCCAGAtaatgttgcaacaacagcaacagcagccacaagtGTTGCTGTCGtggaggcaacaacaacaacaacggcaacaataaGCGAGGACTCCGATGAGTATCGCTCGCTGGAGGCCAAGGATGAAGCTGATTTTCCCATTTCCGAATAGTGTACGAGAATCGCAAGAGTTATGATATATCTAgctatatattattaataagctATAGCTATGACTACAGCTATAGCGATGTGCTGGATCGTGTTTTTCTAGGCTAACACTCTTACTATTTATATAGGACCGACCGATCGACGATCCCCCCCCAGAGAGAATCCACGCATAACCCTCTTCCCCATTATAACAAATAAGCCACAGAAGAGccgactcacacacacacacaaacaaacaaacacataccaccacatacacacatacacatgcgtACAGCACATTAAGATGAAAGttatatacttaaataatttaatgtttacaaattcAGCGAAGAATGCAAgtgaaaagaagaagaaaaaaaacaacaaaaacaaacaaaaaaaaacaaagaaactaACGGCTAACGTTCTAATTGTAGTTTGTCTATAGTCTTTACATCTACTATAATGTACTATAATCTTATCAACAGATCTGTAAATGAGTTCGACAAAAGTCCCACACtccaacacatacacatacacactttacacacacaaacaaaacaaaacaatttttatttcaaataaaaattaccacaaaatatgaaataatcaaattaactaattagtttttttgttcaaaaagcaaagaaaaaacaaaatcaaaaaaaagaaaaaatacaatacaaaacaaaacgcaagtaaaaataaatattttgaaattcccttttaactttttagtgccaagaaaattgttttgcaattcTTATTAATTTCCCTAGCAagtaaataccaaataaaaattaatattacaaatatacaaacacacacacacacataaattatattttttataggAATTTTCACAGCCCAGTATGAAAATCTGAgaacactcaaacacacaaaacaaaacaaaaacacacacaaatacacaccgCACCCACCCAAGACACAACAATCTGAAACTGAGTAGTAGAATTCTTCCCCTCTTTTGGGTTACGGAGGCGTAGCCCCGcctatattttaacatttatgctcagctctcacactctctcgaTATAAGCCTTCTCTTTTGATTTCTCTGTAAATATCAAACGACGAATATTTTGCCTttcttatatataaaagaagaaaaacaacaacagaaaacaaaaaatacaaaacaaaaaacacaaaaaatgatacacatttaatgaaataaaacaaaaaaaaaacggaaaacaataagaaaattgcttaaaaaatCAAAGCGCAATTGTAAATAGATAAAATGAGAAACCAActaaattttactttaaacaatttaaaattaaatttcaatgcgaaaaacataaataaacaaggatgtaacaacaaattgtcaagcatacaacaaaatgtgtaaaagcgaaaatcaaataaaaaaaagtgtaaacaTATCGAAAGTGCATTTTACAAGCAGCTAATAATTCTTAGTATTTTAGAATTTCTTCGAGTATTTGTTGACATAATGTGTTGACTGACTTTCACGATCTCAATTGGAACTTAAGctattttaattacacaaattCCATATCTTTTTTGGATGCGGAAATGCAAACAGTTGGATGCCGAAATGGAAGCAGATGGATGCGGAATTATATGCAATTGGATGCAGAATTGTATACAcggtaataaaataatatgcatgtatttaatttatacaaaataatttattagtttcATAATTATAGGCTTaggtaataataataattgtgtaTAGTTACGAGTACATTGATATAGTTTACATACAGCTAGATAGTTAGGTTgtagtacaatatatatttgcatttatttgggCTGCAGACGAAACTTCTCACGTGTGTGGGCCCcacacaatttgcatattacaCTAGACCACACTGGGTTACGACGAcacgaatatatatacatatgtacatacatatatcgtcTATGAGATGAGATGCCTCTTAATTagctaataattaaatgagttgaacaaattaattgcacattTGCCAAGGCTAATTGGCAAAGGATTTCACACGAAACACCTGCATCGCCTTCCCCCCCTTGGCGTGCCAAAAAAAGCTTTAGCTACGAATAGAGATTAGTAggagtaaaataataaatacatacatacaaacacagtAATTACACATACAATATCGAATGGAGGTTTTGCCGCATCAGTCTCCGTTATAGAAAAGTCGGTTACATCTGCTTATCTATAACTAATTAGGCTCAAATTTGAGTAgctgcataaatattaataataatgaatgcaTCTCTATGCATCTCTCTGCCTGTTTGCTTCTTTTGCTCTATTGATTGCATATACCCTTCCAAAACGGGGGGACTAACAACATTTGCTTAAGCTTTTCCCTTGCATGATATTTTCAAGTTATTTCGTTAAAGTGCAGTTACAGTTTTAACTGTCAGATAAAGTGTAGTTTAAAGTTTCAGTTCTTAGGGAACGCCATTTGTGCCAACAAAGTCTAGACTCGTTAAAAGTAATTACAACTTCTTATGCATATCTTAAGTTGCCTCACTATTATTTTACTAATTAATTTACTACAGgcaattatttcataaatttgtgtataattttggagtatcataaataatttaagaactGTTTTAGTTGAGTTACAAATAAGAGCATTTGCAGTTCGTTACTGCCGaagtttgtttgctttttgtgcgCTATCTGGTTTATTAGTGAGTAAGTTTTGCCGTATTCTCCCCCCAAACATTATCCTCTCCACACATCATGCGATAACTGCGAACATTGCGGAGTCTGTGCATGACTAGTGAATGGCTGTGGCTCAaactgtgctgtgctgtttgctgtttgctctATGCTCTGTGGTTGCAGCCAACGCTTGGCTGCTCACATGGCTACAACTTGATTTGGGCTCTctaaaaaatatgattattaagCGTTAAATATGCTCCAGTTATTAATTGCCAACAGCTGTAGATACACACATTTGTATCTCTCCCTCCTCCAACTTGAAATCTTCAATCACCTTCAACTTCTTTCTCTCCCCGCTCGCTATTCTCGCTATCTTGAAAGTTTCATCTCTCACAATATTCCACACTTTTTGAGCACAATTTTGCGCTTTCGCGCTGCACTCGAGCCGCTGCCTTTCTTGGCCGGACGCAGGACAATTGTGCCGCTGCTGGACTTGGTGAATGTCGGACTGAAGGCGCTGATTGTGGGCGTGCTGCTGAAGGGCGGATGTGTGGCATTGTtttgactgctgctgttgttcgcCTGATCGTAACTCTGCGTCATCAGCTGATGGCATTTGGTGGCCAAATACCGAAACACAGACGCCACATTGATGTCCTCCTTCACCGAGGTGCGTATCAGTCGACAGTTGAGCATCTTGGCCAGCGTTTCCACCTCATCGGCACTGACCACCGCCTGCTCGATCAGATCGATCTTGTTCTGCACTATCACCGTGGGTATCTCATTGCATTCGTTCTCCACCTTTCGCTTCCACTCCTTGATCGCATCGAACGAGGCGCGATCTGTGGTAGAGAACACCAGCACTGAGGCCTGTGCTCCTCGATAGTATGCCTTTGTGATACAATCGAACTCCTCCTGACCCGCTGTGTCCCACAGCATAATGCGTACATCCTCGCCATCGATCTCGATCTGTCGCTCGAGGAAGTCCACTCCAATCGTTTTCTTGTAGTCCTTGGTGAAGATGCCTTTGCAGTAGCGCTGGATCATCGAGGATTTGCCAACGCCGCCATTGCCCACAATGACCTGAAAACGCATAAAGAAAGTTGattagtataataattaataataatttcttagTGAGTATGCGATTTGCAGAAAATCATATTAAGAATCGGTTTGATTGGAGATCGGTTTGGAGATAAGTGTAgacttattttaaaactataacaaattgaattgcattttgaattgGATGAAtcaagaattaaaaaaaataattctaacCTTATTTCggtattaataaaaaatattaaaattggaaaTGTGAAACAATATCAACGgatattgatttaataaagAACTCTGTTTCTCAAggaaatttatacaaaatttccccatttttattgttaatgtataaacgtaatttatttaaggaaatataaaattaaagaaaccaaataaaaaattggaAATAACTTTGTTTAAAGAGAT
Coding sequences:
- the LOC133837810 gene encoding ras-related protein Rab-23 produces the protein MRLLIQTATATGGAAAAALQSQYSQSQYNYSSMREDDIELAIKVVIVGNGGVGKSSMIQRYCKGIFTKDYKKTIGVDFLERQIEIDGEDVRIMLWDTAGQEEFDCITKAYYRGAQASVLVFSTTDRASFDAIKEWKRKVENECNEIPTVIVQNKIDLIEQAVVSADEVETLAKMLNCRLIRTSVKEDINVASVFRYLATKCHQLMTQSYDQANNSSSQNNATHPPFSSTPTISAFSPTFTKSSSGTIVLRPAKKGSGSSAARKRKIVLKKCGIL